One genomic region from Actinomycetota bacterium encodes:
- a CDS encoding NlpC/P60 family protein, with product MSAGVVAGVAAGAVATFTIGGLLIGAASPSPASAPGTALLVGPLTPTAVPDAALAPWVIRAGSLCPAVPASVIAAQVAVASGWNAQEASSTARGIAQLGPGIWSRYGQDDEHNGQPSPMDEADALMALGRYDCALAGAEASTATRSGTPLLSLLLAAYDATPEAVAAAGGIPPVPAVSAYVNQVEALAATYVVATATPFGQAVVAAAEAWIGTPYVWGGGSYTGPTGSPAGFDCSGLVMYAVYQASHGAVALPHSSELQATLGQPIPLAAIQPGDVVALQLDGPGDYSHIVIYVGDGQVVAAPHTGSSVRVQPLSDFAGIAYTVRRYQ from the coding sequence GTGAGCGCAGGCGTCGTGGCGGGGGTCGCCGCTGGGGCCGTGGCGACGTTCACGATCGGGGGACTGCTGATCGGTGCCGCCTCCCCGAGCCCGGCGTCCGCTCCGGGGACGGCGCTCCTCGTTGGGCCGCTGACGCCGACGGCGGTCCCGGATGCTGCGCTGGCTCCTTGGGTGATACGGGCGGGATCGCTGTGCCCGGCGGTGCCGGCGTCGGTCATCGCTGCCCAGGTCGCGGTCGCCTCAGGGTGGAACGCCCAGGAGGCGTCCTCCACCGCCCGGGGCATCGCCCAGCTGGGCCCGGGCATCTGGTCGAGGTACGGCCAGGACGACGAGCACAACGGGCAGCCCAGTCCGATGGACGAAGCGGACGCCCTTATGGCCCTCGGTCGCTACGACTGCGCCCTCGCCGGCGCCGAGGCCTCCACCGCCACGCGGAGCGGCACCCCACTCCTCTCCCTGTTGCTCGCCGCGTACGACGCCACCCCGGAAGCTGTGGCCGCCGCTGGGGGCATCCCGCCGGTCCCCGCGGTGAGCGCGTACGTCAACCAGGTCGAGGCCCTGGCCGCCACCTACGTCGTGGCGACCGCGACCCCCTTCGGCCAGGCAGTGGTTGCGGCCGCCGAAGCATGGATCGGTACCCCCTACGTCTGGGGCGGTGGTTCCTATACCGGGCCAACCGGTAGCCCCGCGGGCTTCGACTGCTCCGGCCTCGTCATGTACGCCGTCTACCAGGCCTCCCACGGCGCCGTCGCGCTCCCCCACTCCTCGGAGCTGCAGGCCACCCTCGGCCAGCCGATACCGCTGGCCGCCATCCAGCCGGGCGACGTCGTAGCGCTGCAGCTGGACGGCCCGGGCGACTACTCCCACATCGTCATCTACGTCGGTGACGGCCAGGTCGTGGCCGCGCCGCACACCGGATCCAGCGTCCGCGTGCAACCCCTCAGCGACTTCGCCGGGATCGCTTACACCGTGAGGCGGTACCAGTGA